In Lolium rigidum isolate FL_2022 chromosome 3, APGP_CSIRO_Lrig_0.1, whole genome shotgun sequence, the genomic window AGCAAGTCGGCCGCTGCCGCGGTGCCATCCATGCTGCCAGTCCCCATACCAGGGCTGAAGGTGCCTGCACTCGTCCCGGTGCCGTTGAACCCGGTGCCCATCCCAGGGCTGAAGGTGCCCGTACTTGTCCCGGttccggtgccggtgccggtgcttgTTCCGGTGCCTGCAGTCGTCCCGGTTGCCGTAGTCGTCCCAGCAGCACTGCGTCAAAGAAACGAAAAGATTACACACTTACACTGCCTCATAGTGTCACCCTTCTGTTTCCAAATAGAAAGGATTCAAAACATGAATGCAGACAGAGAAATGTATGTTATAATAACAGAGTTTCTGAATTGtctgtctttttcttttttctaattCATATAAGTTTCTGGAGTCTATTGTGTCAGAATCTGATTTCTCATAATAGCATGGCACATCGTTCTGTCAGTTAATCTCTCCTTTTGTCTTCAGACACGAGCACATGTTAAAAGAAAACCTGGcgaccttttttttttgtttcgatgtGACGATCAAGCTTATAAAATGCTTTTGTGCTTCCTTTTTGTCAGGAAGTTATGACAAAACTGCAAGACACTGAAGTCAAGCAAAATTGTTTTTTGCTTTTCTGGAAAGTTACTAGTGCAAAGGATGGAAGCTGGCTACGAAAAGCTTGCTTTCCATCTCAACAGAAAGCCCTCCATTCCAAATTAGCTGGGAAAGTTGCAATTCAGCAGCTTCaagtcctttgggaccttagcacgacgacttcccgtttgtctactacaacaagctctactacgacaagctttgcccggatccggtgatggaggggcgaggacatcggcgcgccttcggctcgtgtcagtgtttgtagtcgtcgctaggtggtcgaaagacctacttgtaatttttattacttttgggtcagtttgtactgctattgatggttattaatagatcggtggaattttcgcaaaaaaaaaaaagacaaagagAGAACTACATCACTTCGGCTGATGCAACGAACGTGCGTGTAAGACGCTTCGAATCAAAACAATATTATTTGGAGCCTTGTTGTACTTTGTAGGAAATATTGTTAGAGAAAGCTTGTTTGGGTAGGTTATGGCATCAACTTGATCGAGGGATCTAGGACGAACTGATATTAAAAATGGCTATTTTTAAACTAGTGTCGGTGGACCATGATTGGCAATTTTGTATTGCAACCATGATTAATATTCAAAGGTGTATTTGACTAGTTTGCGAGAATCGCTTTGACTATATTCCGTTGTAGCAGTACTAATGCAGCAGGTTTTACGTTGTAAATGCtgatattttttttaaataatattaTCAAAATTTACAAAGTTCGACTCTGAGTAAACCCAGAACGGTGAATGGCAACGTAATTCACACTTCAAGTGAAGAACTGCTGTAAGAAGACACGATGAAGCTGCCAGCACTAGCACAACTTAATGAAAGAGCAAGCAAGGGAGGCTCATAAAGCGTATGTACCTGGCACTCGAAGGAAACGTACACCCTGAAAAACCTGCAACTCAGAGCACATAGGTGAGAACTGAAATCCCACAATGCAAGGACGAGAGTACGAGACGAGGCTGCATTGCAGACTGGACTTACTGGGGTCGGCGGTGGAGAGGGTGGCGACGCCGGTGAAGTCGCAGGTGGCGCCGGTGGCCCTGTTCTTCTGGAAATAGCTGTTGGCGGCCCAGGAGCAGTGCGAGGCGACGTCGTTGGGGTTGTAGCAGGCGCCGGTCTGCTGGATCTCCGTGCAGTCCGCGCCCTGCCCGCACGAGTAGTCGATCGTCTTCTGCAGCGCCGCCGTCGACTGGTCGGACCGGCACACGCAGAAATCTGGCACGCCGACAGATCAAACCAAAAAAAGATTAATCATCAGACATTCAGTGC contains:
- the LOC124698615 gene encoding PLASMODESMATA CALLOSE-BINDING PROTEIN 3-like, with the translated sequence MEAALVLVAAVLLSSSALVASDFCVCRSDQSTAALQKTIDYSCGQGADCTEIQQTGACYNPNDVASHCSWAANSYFQKNRATGATCDFTGVATLSTADPSFSGCTFPSSASAAGTTTATGTTAGTGTSTGTGTGTGTSTGTFSPGMGTGFNGTGTSAGTFSPGMGTGSMDGTAAAADLLPSIKLAASIAALLLSFLALP